In a genomic window of Zingiber officinale cultivar Zhangliang chromosome 9B, Zo_v1.1, whole genome shotgun sequence:
- the LOC122024529 gene encoding V-type proton ATPase 16 kDa proteolipid subunit-like, with amino-acid sequence MSSFSGDETAPFFGFLGAAAALVFSCMGAAYGTAKSGVGVASMGVMRPELVMKSIVPVVMAGVLGIYGLIIAVIISTGINPKAKSYYLFDGYAHLSSGLACGLAGLSAGMAIGIVGDAGVR; translated from the exons ATGTCTAGCTTCAGCGGCGACGAAACTGCCCCTTTCTTCGGATTCCTCGGCGCGGCCGCAGCCCTCGTCTTCTCCT GCATGGGGGCGGCGTACGGCACGGCGAAGAGCGGCGTCGGGGTGGCGTCCATGGGTGTGATGAGGCCGGAGCTCGTGATGAAGTCGATAGTTCCCGTTGTCATGGCCGGAGTCCTGGGGATTTACGGTCTCATCATTGCGGTGATCATAAGCACCGGGATCAACCCCAAGGCCAAGTCGTACTACCTTTTTGATGGGTATGCCCATCTCTCTTCTGGCTTGGCTTGTGGTCTTGCAGGACTTTCAGCTGGTATGGCCATTGGCATCGTGGGAGATGCTGGAGTCAGGTAG